From the genome of Streptomyces sp. V1I1, one region includes:
- a CDS encoding DM13 domain-containing protein, with product MGRVRKWLGRPWGVAALVVGLAVACVGLYWFQPWKLWVDETVRDALPAATATPDAAEPAAGAKTPIPSGPRTLASGELISHEHRTSGSVKVLQLADGTRTLRLEGLDTSNGPDLRVWITDAPVKEGTAGWRVFDDGKYVSLGKLKGNKGDQNYTLPAGLDLNRYTSVSIWCDRFDVSFGAASLARA from the coding sequence GTGGGGCGCGTACGGAAGTGGCTGGGCAGGCCGTGGGGTGTGGCGGCACTGGTCGTCGGGCTGGCGGTGGCCTGCGTGGGGCTGTACTGGTTCCAGCCGTGGAAGCTGTGGGTGGACGAGACCGTGCGGGACGCCCTCCCCGCAGCGACCGCGACCCCAGATGCCGCCGAGCCCGCGGCCGGGGCGAAAACGCCCATTCCGTCAGGGCCCCGGACGCTGGCTTCCGGCGAGCTGATCAGCCATGAGCACCGGACGAGCGGCTCGGTGAAGGTCCTGCAGCTGGCGGACGGGACGCGCACCCTCCGGCTGGAGGGCCTCGATACGAGCAACGGCCCCGATCTGCGCGTATGGATCACCGATGCCCCGGTGAAGGAGGGCACGGCGGGCTGGCGCGTCTTCGACGACGGAAAGTACGTCAGCCTGGGCAAGCTCAAGGGGAACAAGGGCGACCAGAACTACACGCTGCCCGCCGGTCTCGATCTGAATCGGTACACCAGCGTCAGCATCTGGTGCGACCGTTTCGACGTCTCCTTCGGCGCCGCGTCGCTCGCCCGCGCCTGA
- a CDS encoding DUF4440 domain-containing protein, whose protein sequence is MNAEEEQSVDAAVEGELRLLDPAVRALPHLVSELLDPEFFEFGASGARYDRTTILSAIAPSPTERVNATGVSELSGKLLAPGLVQVTYVSDESGRLARRSSLWRRTAEGWRMYFHQGTLISTE, encoded by the coding sequence ATGAACGCCGAGGAGGAGCAGTCGGTCGATGCCGCCGTCGAGGGGGAACTGCGGCTCCTGGATCCCGCGGTCCGCGCCTTGCCCCACCTGGTCTCCGAGCTGCTGGACCCGGAGTTCTTCGAGTTCGGGGCATCGGGCGCGCGCTACGACCGTACGACGATCCTGTCCGCCATCGCTCCCTCGCCCACTGAGCGGGTGAACGCCACCGGCGTCAGCGAGCTGTCCGGGAAGCTGCTCGCTCCCGGCCTCGTCCAGGTGACATACGTGTCGGACGAGAGCGGTCGCCTGGCCCGGCGGAGCTCCCTGTGGCGCAGAACGGCGGAAGGCTGGCGGATGTACTTCCACCAGGGGACGCTGATCAGCACGGAGTAG
- the ligA gene encoding NAD-dependent DNA ligase LigA has product MTTSTAAHAAAAALADSAAYAEAVDTATQAAAAYYATGESTLDDDAYDRLVRGIAAYEQAHPGEMSAASPTGKVAGGTAVGDVPHTVPMLSLDNVFSAEQLQSWAASVERRIGRPVEQWSVEPKLDGLAIAARYEHGRLARLVTRGDGSAGEDVSHAIGTVTGLPNRLTQPVTLEVRGEVLMTNEQFEQANTVRTAHGGAPFANPRNGAAGTLRAKDREYTVEMTFFGYGALPLPATGEALAEQLGEWPHSRLMAYVAGLGVHTAETTAVAPRTLTEVDDIQARVEEIGALRPELPFGIDGIVIKADLAADQAAAGSGSRAPRWAIAYKLPAVEKVTTLLGVEWNVGRTGAIAPRAVLEPVEIDGSTVSYATLHNPADITRRDLRIGDRVMVYKAGDIIPRIEAPVAHLRTGDEQPIVFPEVCPQCGSDIDTSEQRWRCVRGRDCRLVASLSYAAGRDQLDIEGLGVTRVVQLVEAGLVTDLADLFTLSRSRLLELERMGETSTDNLLAAIEGAKRRPLSRVFCALGVRGTGRSMSRRIARHFATMEHIRAADAEALQQVDGIGVEKAALVVAELAELGPLIDRLIAAGVSMTEPGATPPAEGGDGNDDPAADAGPLDGMTVVVTGAMTGALEKLSRNQMNELVERAGGKSSSSVSKRTSLLVAGENAGSKREKAEQLGTRLVTPDEFAELVADLLDQNG; this is encoded by the coding sequence ATGACGACTTCGACTGCCGCTCATGCCGCCGCCGCTGCCCTCGCCGACTCCGCCGCGTATGCCGAGGCGGTCGACACCGCGACGCAGGCCGCCGCCGCGTACTACGCGACGGGCGAGAGCACCCTCGACGACGATGCGTACGACCGCCTGGTGCGCGGCATCGCCGCGTACGAACAGGCGCATCCCGGCGAGATGTCGGCCGCCTCGCCGACCGGCAAGGTCGCCGGTGGGACAGCCGTCGGGGACGTGCCGCACACCGTGCCGATGCTGTCGCTCGACAACGTCTTCTCCGCCGAGCAGCTGCAGTCGTGGGCCGCCTCGGTGGAGCGCCGGATCGGCCGGCCCGTCGAGCAGTGGAGCGTGGAGCCGAAGCTGGACGGCCTCGCCATAGCCGCCCGCTATGAGCACGGCCGGCTCGCCCGGCTGGTCACCCGTGGGGACGGGAGCGCGGGCGAGGACGTCTCGCACGCAATCGGCACAGTCACCGGTCTGCCGAACCGCCTCACCCAGCCGGTCACTCTGGAGGTGCGCGGCGAAGTGCTCATGACCAACGAGCAGTTCGAGCAGGCCAACACGGTGCGCACGGCGCACGGCGGCGCTCCGTTCGCCAATCCGCGCAACGGAGCGGCGGGCACGCTGCGCGCCAAGGACCGTGAGTACACCGTCGAGATGACCTTCTTCGGCTACGGCGCGCTGCCGCTGCCCGCCACCGGCGAGGCGCTCGCCGAGCAGCTGGGGGAGTGGCCGCACAGCAGGCTCATGGCGTACGTCGCGGGCCTGGGCGTGCACACCGCCGAGACCACCGCCGTCGCGCCCCGCACCCTGACGGAGGTCGACGATATCCAGGCGCGCGTCGAGGAGATAGGGGCGCTGCGCCCGGAGCTGCCGTTCGGCATCGACGGCATCGTCATCAAGGCGGACCTCGCCGCCGACCAGGCCGCGGCCGGGTCCGGATCGCGGGCCCCGCGCTGGGCGATCGCGTACAAACTGCCCGCCGTGGAGAAGGTCACCACCCTGCTCGGCGTGGAGTGGAACGTGGGGCGCACCGGCGCCATCGCACCCCGCGCCGTCCTGGAACCGGTCGAGATCGACGGATCGACCGTCAGCTACGCAACGCTGCACAACCCCGCCGACATCACCCGCCGCGACCTGCGCATCGGCGACCGGGTGATGGTCTACAAGGCGGGCGACATCATCCCCCGCATCGAGGCGCCGGTGGCCCATCTGCGCACCGGCGACGAGCAGCCGATCGTCTTCCCCGAGGTGTGCCCGCAGTGCGGCTCCGACATCGACACCTCCGAGCAGCGCTGGCGGTGTGTGCGGGGACGCGACTGCCGACTGGTGGCCTCCCTCTCGTACGCCGCCGGGCGCGACCAGCTCGACATCGAGGGCCTCGGGGTGACCCGCGTCGTCCAGCTCGTCGAGGCGGGCCTGGTCACCGACCTCGCCGACCTGTTCACGCTCAGCCGGAGCCGGCTCCTCGAGCTGGAGCGGATGGGGGAGACCAGCACCGACAACCTTCTGGCGGCCATCGAGGGGGCGAAGAGGCGGCCGCTGTCCCGGGTGTTCTGCGCGCTCGGCGTACGTGGCACCGGCCGCTCCATGTCGCGTCGTATAGCCCGCCACTTCGCGACGATGGAGCACATACGCGCCGCAGATGCCGAAGCCCTGCAGCAGGTCGACGGCATTGGCGTGGAGAAGGCCGCACTGGTGGTCGCCGAGCTCGCCGAACTGGGTCCGCTCATCGACCGGCTCATCGCGGCGGGCGTCAGTATGACCGAGCCCGGCGCGACCCCGCCGGCCGAAGGAGGAGACGGCAACGACGATCCCGCCGCGGACGCGGGCCCGCTGGACGGGATGACCGTCGTCGTCACCGGCGCCATGACCGGAGCGCTGGAGAAGCTCTCCCGCAACCAGATGAACGAACTCGTTGAGCGGGCCGGAGGCAAGTCCTCCTCCAGCGTCTCCAAGCGCACCTCGCTCCTCGTGGCGGGTGAGAACGCCGGATCCAAGCGGGAAAAGGCCGAGCAGCTGGGCACCCGGCTCGTCACCCCGGACGAGTTCGCCGAGCTGGTCGCCGACCTCCTCGACCAGAACGGCTGA
- a CDS encoding GNAT family N-acetyltransferase, translated as MPSESPARPREAVYEQTIDGFGTVSIVPLDPAADLDLIHGWVTEERARFWGMLDHSREQVLEIYEYLDSLTTHHAYLVQRDGEPAALFQTYEPAADPVGECYEVQPGDFGVHLLIGPADGAPERGFTGGLLSVFIAYALADPEHRRIIVEPDARNTKAIERMVRAGFQLGPEIDKPEKRARLAFFSRDTVERRG; from the coding sequence ATGCCTTCTGAATCCCCCGCCCGCCCGCGCGAGGCCGTGTACGAGCAGACCATCGACGGCTTCGGGACGGTCAGCATCGTCCCGCTGGACCCCGCCGCGGACCTCGATCTGATCCACGGCTGGGTCACCGAGGAGCGCGCCCGGTTCTGGGGCATGCTCGACCACAGCCGCGAGCAGGTCCTGGAGATATACGAGTATCTGGACTCGCTGACCACCCACCACGCCTATCTGGTCCAGCGGGACGGGGAGCCGGCCGCGCTCTTCCAGACGTACGAACCGGCCGCCGATCCGGTCGGCGAGTGCTACGAGGTGCAGCCCGGCGACTTCGGTGTCCATCTGCTGATCGGCCCCGCGGACGGCGCCCCCGAGCGTGGCTTCACCGGCGGACTCCTCAGCGTCTTCATCGCCTACGCGCTGGCCGACCCGGAGCACCGGCGGATCATCGTCGAGCCGGACGCCCGCAACACGAAGGCCATCGAGCGCATGGTACGGGCCGGTTTCCAGCTCGGGCCCGAGATCGACAAGCCGGAGAAGCGGGCACGGCTGGCCTTCTTCAGCCGCGACACGGTCGAACGCCGCGGCTGA
- a CDS encoding penicillin acylase family protein, whose protein sequence is MSTKIYRDAWGIPHLRAGSPDELAYIQGRNVAADRAWQIEVERHRSQGTTAAFFGAEAVGWDRFARQARLDDTARRCFRGLDADTASWVRRYVDGVNAGLADGARRAPEFAAAGLTPGRWEPWTPLGIWLAAHILFAGFPTKLWREEVAHVLGDDAIELFATDGNRTSGSNGWLVTGERTVGGAPLIAGDPHRFIEDPGVYQQIHLACPEFDVVGLAVPGVPGIAHFGHTGTVAWAITNAMADYQDLYRERLRRRGTEVEALSPEGWRPASVHTETIEVAGADPVEIEVIETARGPVVIGGPDDAVAISLRVPPRASGNLGFGALPALLRARTVADVDRAFDGWAEPVNVVQAADTEGGLLHRVAGRVPLRHRENQLRVVPAWDAAYEWRGRHETLPREPVDGIAVMANQRGLAAPLGVEFAPPHRAERIRTLLNASGAWSAEDMAAVHMDTQLASAKPLLELLGALDGLSADAAGLQHRLVSWDRRMDAASTDATAYAELRSAVVRRIAAHPALEALSERVESAPYPQLFRPWLALVPRVAFALEGLLESGALPGVDRAEVVRAAVEDVATAVRTPTAWGERHRLAPWQALPGTTDEVWPGLSGDHDCVLSTSSVPGVTDHSMRGPAARYVWDLARREDSLWVVPFGASGVPGDTHHRDQLPLWLRGELAPVITDWNRLTEESHAF, encoded by the coding sequence GTGAGCACAAAGATCTACCGGGACGCCTGGGGGATCCCGCATTTGCGGGCCGGCAGTCCGGACGAACTCGCCTACATCCAGGGGCGAAACGTCGCGGCGGACCGGGCCTGGCAGATCGAGGTCGAACGGCACCGGTCGCAGGGCACCACTGCCGCCTTTTTCGGCGCGGAGGCCGTCGGCTGGGACCGCTTCGCTCGCCAGGCGCGCCTTGACGACACCGCGCGGCGCTGCTTCCGCGGCCTCGACGCCGACACCGCCTCATGGGTCAGGAGGTACGTCGACGGGGTCAACGCAGGCCTCGCCGACGGGGCCCGTCGGGCGCCGGAGTTCGCGGCGGCCGGGCTCACCCCCGGCCGGTGGGAGCCGTGGACGCCGCTCGGGATCTGGCTCGCGGCGCACATCCTGTTCGCGGGGTTCCCCACCAAGCTGTGGCGCGAGGAAGTCGCCCACGTCCTCGGCGACGACGCGATCGAGCTGTTCGCCACCGACGGGAACCGCACCTCGGGGAGCAACGGCTGGCTCGTCACCGGCGAGCGCACGGTCGGTGGCGCGCCGCTCATCGCGGGCGACCCGCACCGGTTCATCGAAGACCCGGGCGTCTACCAGCAGATTCATCTGGCCTGCCCGGAGTTCGACGTGGTGGGACTGGCCGTGCCGGGCGTCCCCGGAATCGCGCATTTCGGGCACACCGGGACGGTGGCCTGGGCGATCACGAATGCCATGGCCGACTACCAGGACCTCTACCGGGAACGGCTCCGAAGACGAGGCACGGAGGTGGAGGCGCTCAGCCCGGAGGGCTGGCGGCCTGCCTCCGTGCATACCGAGACCATTGAGGTGGCGGGCGCCGACCCGGTCGAGATCGAGGTGATCGAGACCGCGCGCGGGCCGGTCGTCATCGGCGGCCCCGACGACGCGGTGGCGATCAGCCTCCGCGTTCCCCCGCGGGCGAGCGGGAACCTCGGCTTCGGCGCGCTGCCCGCGCTGCTGCGGGCGCGGACCGTCGCCGATGTGGACCGGGCTTTCGACGGGTGGGCCGAGCCCGTCAATGTCGTCCAGGCAGCGGACACCGAGGGCGGACTGCTGCACCGTGTCGCGGGCCGGGTTCCGCTGCGGCACAGGGAGAACCAGTTGCGTGTCGTGCCGGCCTGGGATGCGGCGTACGAGTGGCGCGGCCGGCACGAAACGCTGCCCCGCGAGCCGGTCGACGGTATCGCCGTGATGGCTAACCAGCGAGGGCTTGCCGCTCCCCTCGGCGTCGAGTTCGCACCCCCGCACCGGGCCGAACGCATACGGACCCTGCTGAACGCGTCGGGCGCCTGGTCCGCCGAGGACATGGCGGCCGTCCATATGGACACTCAACTGGCTTCCGCCAAGCCCCTGTTGGAGCTGCTCGGCGCACTCGACGGGCTGAGCGCGGACGCCGCAGGGCTCCAGCACCGGCTGGTGAGCTGGGACCGGCGGATGGACGCGGCGAGCACGGACGCGACCGCGTACGCCGAACTGCGGTCGGCGGTGGTGCGCCGGATCGCGGCTCATCCGGCGCTGGAGGCGCTTTCGGAACGGGTCGAGTCCGCGCCGTATCCGCAGCTGTTCCGGCCGTGGCTGGCCCTCGTCCCGCGGGTCGCCTTCGCATTGGAGGGGCTGCTCGAGTCCGGGGCGCTGCCCGGCGTGGACCGCGCGGAGGTGGTCCGGGCCGCCGTCGAGGACGTGGCCACCGCGGTCCGTACGCCGACGGCCTGGGGTGAGCGGCACCGGCTCGCGCCGTGGCAGGCGCTGCCGGGCACGACGGACGAGGTGTGGCCCGGGCTGTCCGGCGACCACGACTGCGTGCTGTCGACGTCGAGCGTGCCGGGCGTCACCGACCACAGCATGCGGGGCCCGGCGGCGCGCTATGTGTGGGACCTGGCGCGGCGCGAGGACAGCCTCTGGGTGGTCCCGTTCGGCGCGTCCGGGGTGCCCGGCGACACCCACCACCGTGACCAGCTGCCGCTGTGGCTGCGCGGCGAACTCGCCCCCGTCATCACCGACTGGAACCGACTCACCGAAGAGAGCCATGCCTTCTGA
- a CDS encoding HD domain-containing protein, with translation MTNADLLLRALHHSDEPPLRPLPKSVAALLRALDAPPRLAAHLRAVHDVAHQLVDWVELRHPTLPFDREAALFGAATHDVGKTRYVAELTGPGSQHEEAGRELLLAHGISAKLARFAATHASWSGPGIGIEGLLVSVADKIWKNKRVPDLEDLLVKRLAEASGRPVWEEFMEFDEVLARIGEDAEARLDFQASYPVHG, from the coding sequence GTGACGAATGCCGATCTGCTGCTGCGCGCTCTGCACCACAGCGACGAGCCGCCCTTGCGCCCACTGCCGAAGAGCGTGGCCGCGCTTCTGCGCGCCCTGGACGCTCCGCCACGCCTCGCGGCCCATCTGCGCGCTGTTCACGATGTCGCGCATCAGCTCGTCGACTGGGTGGAGCTGCGGCACCCGACTCTGCCGTTCGACCGGGAGGCCGCGCTCTTCGGCGCGGCCACCCACGACGTGGGCAAGACGCGGTACGTCGCCGAACTGACCGGCCCCGGCTCGCAGCACGAGGAGGCCGGTCGTGAACTCCTGCTCGCCCACGGCATCAGCGCGAAGCTGGCCCGGTTCGCCGCCACCCACGCCTCCTGGTCCGGCCCCGGCATTGGCATCGAGGGCCTGCTGGTGAGCGTCGCCGACAAGATCTGGAAGAACAAGCGCGTCCCGGACCTCGAGGATCTGCTGGTGAAACGGCTGGCGGAGGCGAGCGGGCGGCCGGTCTGGGAGGAGTTCATGGAGTTCGACGAAGTCCTGGCGCGCATCGGCGAGGATGCCGAGGCGCGCCTGGACTTCCAGGCCTCGTACCCGGTGCACGGCTGA